The Falco naumanni isolate bFalNau1 chromosome 14, bFalNau1.pat, whole genome shotgun sequence genome includes a window with the following:
- the LOC121097493 gene encoding interleukin-20 receptor subunit alpha-like isoform X4 yields MSPALSLLLSLASCTLLWGMPLPPRDVRLEAQNFHVHLRWEPDPGSPSGATYQVEWRRRTSPWTKADTCGGNSTGSSWACELYFDKIHDIYWARVRAVAGGKLSKWASSSELQLYRDTIVGPPKLSWLLQGHILTVNITMPLTPYRIKTSSFKPVDQVLLKLWYWLSLYEGDVLIQQVPCKRSREEAPCTFRYLKPSTQYCIRTAAVGMAREQSREAEQCLVTPADPAGFPWVLLAVLSGVFLLLGVAGLCFIQLHIFPSPSEMHLPKTLQALPNKELNVPIRVSTPELEEDSLTLLLQTLLPSHVLPAAQHAAPTVQLLVGESISQGTSGYCANGFGPDCHEGRDTSCTHSQPGHADASQVGESQHCPDRAASGKCSRKTWGFPGRKMHLQLVCILLSCGEKAGSSATAGLFYYSFYQHWGNFLLRSPALESSLRDVFVRLHLQP; encoded by the exons ATGagccctgccctgagcctgctgctgtccctggcCAGCTGCACCCTGCTCTGGG gcatgCCGTTGCCTCCACGGGATGTGAGGCTGGAGGCACAAAACTTCCATGTCCACCTGCGGTGGGAGCCAGACCCTGGCTCACCCAGCGGTGCCACGTACCAGGTGGAGTGGAGGAGACG AACCTCTCCCTGGACCAAGGCAGACACCTGCGGGGGGAACAGCACCGGCTCCTCCTGGGCATGTGAGCTGTATTTTGACAAGATCCACGATATCTACTGGGCAAGGGTGAGAGCGGTGGCTGGAGGCAAGCTGTCCAAGTGGGCCTCTTCCAGTGAGCTGCAGCTGTACAGAGACA CAATTGTCGGCCCCCCCaagctgtcctggctgctcCAGGGTCACATCCTCACTGTAAATATCACCATGCCGCTCACTCCCTACAGAATCAAAACCAGTTCTTTCAAGCCGGTTGACCAAGTGCTGCTCAAGCTGTGGTACTGGCTGAGCCTGTATGAAGGGGATGTGCTCATTCAGCAA GTGCCCTGCAAACGGAGCAGGGAGGAAGCACCGTGCACCTTCAGGTACCTGAAGCCCAGCACACAGTACTGCATCCGGACAGCAGCCGTGGGCAtggccagggagcagagcagggaggccGAGCAGTGCCTAGTGACTCCGGCAGACCCTGCAG GCTTTCCCTGGGTCCTCCTTGCTGTGCTGAGTGGtgtcttcctgctgctgggtgtgGCCGGGCTCTGCTTCATCCAACTGCACAtcttccccagcccctcagaGATGCACCTACCAAAAACACTT CAGGCTCTCCCAAACAAAGAGCTGAATGTGCCCATCAGGGTGTCCACCCCCGAGCTTGAGGAGGACTCGctcaccctgctcctgcagaccctgctcccctcccatgtgctgcctgcagctcagcacGCAGCACCCACAGTCCAGCTGCTCGTCGGAGAAAGCATTTCCCAGGGCACAAGTGGCTACTGTGCCAACGGGTTTGGGCCAGACTGCCACGAGGGAAGGGACACGTCCTGcacccacagccagccagggcATGCTGATGCCTCCCAGGTCGGGGAG AGCCAGCACTGCCCTGACCGAGCAGCATCTGGGAAATGCAGTAGGAAAACGTGGGGTTTCCCTGGGAGAAAAATGCACCTGCAGCTGGTCTGCATATTGCTGTCATGTGGGGAAAAGGCTGGTTCTTCAGCAACAGCTGGattgttttattattccttCTACCAGCACTGGGGCAATTTCCTTCTGAGGAGCCCTGCCCTGGAGTCATCTCTCCGGGATGTGTTTGTGAGGCTGCACTTGCAGCCATGA
- the LOC121097493 gene encoding uncharacterized protein LOC121097493 isoform X2, giving the protein MSPALSLLLSLASCTLLWGMPLPPRDVRLEAQNFHVHLRWEPDPGSPSGATYQVEWRRRTSPWTKADTCGGNSTGSSWACELYFDKIHDIYWARVRAVAGGKLSKWASSSELQLYRDTIVGPPKLSWLLQGHILTVNITMPLTPYRIKTSSFKPVDQVLLKLWYWLSLYEGDVLIQQVPCKRSREEAPCTFRYLKPSTQYCIRTAAVGMAREQSREAEQCLVTPADPAGFPWVLLAVLSGVFLLLGVAGLCFIQLHIFPSPSEMHLPKTLALPNKELNVPIRVSTPELEEDSLTLLLQTLLPSHVLPAAQHAAPTVQLLVGESISQGTSGYCANGFGPDCHEGRDTSCTHSQPGHADASQVGEVSIGAELEQPMPVGLTRDSYTGDRDYGTSETWLSLQSQFSSKCRCPALEAGSCLPLPTPGRGFSQEDLRESLGIAGHWVPLSSVKLPASEEEDGGQHVCALQPLHGHGTGDSTVQPGNLEQAALDVPLPCSYQLPQLPPDVLQAAPFSGYEPHPPADGEP; this is encoded by the exons ATGagccctgccctgagcctgctgctgtccctggcCAGCTGCACCCTGCTCTGGG gcatgCCGTTGCCTCCACGGGATGTGAGGCTGGAGGCACAAAACTTCCATGTCCACCTGCGGTGGGAGCCAGACCCTGGCTCACCCAGCGGTGCCACGTACCAGGTGGAGTGGAGGAGACG AACCTCTCCCTGGACCAAGGCAGACACCTGCGGGGGGAACAGCACCGGCTCCTCCTGGGCATGTGAGCTGTATTTTGACAAGATCCACGATATCTACTGGGCAAGGGTGAGAGCGGTGGCTGGAGGCAAGCTGTCCAAGTGGGCCTCTTCCAGTGAGCTGCAGCTGTACAGAGACA CAATTGTCGGCCCCCCCaagctgtcctggctgctcCAGGGTCACATCCTCACTGTAAATATCACCATGCCGCTCACTCCCTACAGAATCAAAACCAGTTCTTTCAAGCCGGTTGACCAAGTGCTGCTCAAGCTGTGGTACTGGCTGAGCCTGTATGAAGGGGATGTGCTCATTCAGCAA GTGCCCTGCAAACGGAGCAGGGAGGAAGCACCGTGCACCTTCAGGTACCTGAAGCCCAGCACACAGTACTGCATCCGGACAGCAGCCGTGGGCAtggccagggagcagagcagggaggccGAGCAGTGCCTAGTGACTCCGGCAGACCCTGCAG GCTTTCCCTGGGTCCTCCTTGCTGTGCTGAGTGGtgtcttcctgctgctgggtgtgGCCGGGCTCTGCTTCATCCAACTGCACAtcttccccagcccctcagaGATGCACCTACCAAAAACACTT GCTCTCCCAAACAAAGAGCTGAATGTGCCCATCAGGGTGTCCACCCCCGAGCTTGAGGAGGACTCGctcaccctgctcctgcagaccctgctcccctcccatgtgctgcctgcagctcagcacGCAGCACCCACAGTCCAGCTGCTCGTCGGAGAAAGCATTTCCCAGGGCACAAGTGGCTACTGTGCCAACGGGTTTGGGCCAGACTGCCACGAGGGAAGGGACACGTCCTGcacccacagccagccagggcATGCTGATGCCTCCCAGGTCGGGGAGGTGAGTATTGGGGCTGAGTTGGAGCAGCCAATGCCAGTGGGACTGACCAGAGACAGCTACACAGGTGACAGGGACTATGGGACATCCGAGACGTGGCTCTCCCTGCAAAGCCAGTTTTCTTCGAAGTGCCGGTGCCCAGCCCTggaagcaggcagctgccttcctctgcccacACCAGGCAGGGGCTTCAGCCAGGAGGACCTGCGGGAGAGCCTTGGCATAGCAGGGCACTGGGTGCCGCTCAGCTCTGTGAAGCTGCCAGCCAGcgaggaggaggatggaggacAGCATGTCTGTGCTCTCCAGCCCCTGCATGGCCATGGGACTGGTGACAGCACTGTGCAGCCAGGCAACTTGGAGCAGGCAGCGCTGGACGTCCCCCTCCCTTGCTCCTACCAGCTACCCCAGTTGCCCCCCGATgttctgcaggcagctcccttCTCTGGCTATGAGCCACATCCCCCAGCTGATGGTGAGCCGTAG
- the LOC121097493 gene encoding uncharacterized protein LOC121097493 isoform X3: MSPALSLLLSLASCTLLWGMPLPPRDVRLEAQNFHVHLRWEPDPGSPSGATYQVEWRRRTSPWTKADTCGGNSTGSSWACELYFDKIHDIYWARVRAVAGGKLSKWASSSELQLYRDTIVGPPKLSWLLQGHILTVPCKRSREEAPCTFRYLKPSTQYCIRTAAVGMAREQSREAEQCLVTPADPAGFPWVLLAVLSGVFLLLGVAGLCFIQLHIFPSPSEMHLPKTLQALPNKELNVPIRVSTPELEEDSLTLLLQTLLPSHVLPAAQHAAPTVQLLVGESISQGTSGYCANGFGPDCHEGRDTSCTHSQPGHADASQVGEVSIGAELEQPMPVGLTRDSYTGDRDYGTSETWLSLQSQFSSKCRCPALEAGSCLPLPTPGRGFSQEDLRESLGIAGHWVPLSSVKLPASEEEDGGQHVCALQPLHGHGTGDSTVQPGNLEQAALDVPLPCSYQLPQLPPDVLQAAPFSGYEPHPPADGEP, from the exons ATGagccctgccctgagcctgctgctgtccctggcCAGCTGCACCCTGCTCTGGG gcatgCCGTTGCCTCCACGGGATGTGAGGCTGGAGGCACAAAACTTCCATGTCCACCTGCGGTGGGAGCCAGACCCTGGCTCACCCAGCGGTGCCACGTACCAGGTGGAGTGGAGGAGACG AACCTCTCCCTGGACCAAGGCAGACACCTGCGGGGGGAACAGCACCGGCTCCTCCTGGGCATGTGAGCTGTATTTTGACAAGATCCACGATATCTACTGGGCAAGGGTGAGAGCGGTGGCTGGAGGCAAGCTGTCCAAGTGGGCCTCTTCCAGTGAGCTGCAGCTGTACAGAGACA CAATTGTCGGCCCCCCCaagctgtcctggctgctcCAGGGTCACATCCTCACT GTGCCCTGCAAACGGAGCAGGGAGGAAGCACCGTGCACCTTCAGGTACCTGAAGCCCAGCACACAGTACTGCATCCGGACAGCAGCCGTGGGCAtggccagggagcagagcagggaggccGAGCAGTGCCTAGTGACTCCGGCAGACCCTGCAG GCTTTCCCTGGGTCCTCCTTGCTGTGCTGAGTGGtgtcttcctgctgctgggtgtgGCCGGGCTCTGCTTCATCCAACTGCACAtcttccccagcccctcagaGATGCACCTACCAAAAACACTT CAGGCTCTCCCAAACAAAGAGCTGAATGTGCCCATCAGGGTGTCCACCCCCGAGCTTGAGGAGGACTCGctcaccctgctcctgcagaccctgctcccctcccatgtgctgcctgcagctcagcacGCAGCACCCACAGTCCAGCTGCTCGTCGGAGAAAGCATTTCCCAGGGCACAAGTGGCTACTGTGCCAACGGGTTTGGGCCAGACTGCCACGAGGGAAGGGACACGTCCTGcacccacagccagccagggcATGCTGATGCCTCCCAGGTCGGGGAGGTGAGTATTGGGGCTGAGTTGGAGCAGCCAATGCCAGTGGGACTGACCAGAGACAGCTACACAGGTGACAGGGACTATGGGACATCCGAGACGTGGCTCTCCCTGCAAAGCCAGTTTTCTTCGAAGTGCCGGTGCCCAGCCCTggaagcaggcagctgccttcctctgcccacACCAGGCAGGGGCTTCAGCCAGGAGGACCTGCGGGAGAGCCTTGGCATAGCAGGGCACTGGGTGCCGCTCAGCTCTGTGAAGCTGCCAGCCAGcgaggaggaggatggaggacAGCATGTCTGTGCTCTCCAGCCCCTGCATGGCCATGGGACTGGTGACAGCACTGTGCAGCCAGGCAACTTGGAGCAGGCAGCGCTGGACGTCCCCCTCCCTTGCTCCTACCAGCTACCCCAGTTGCCCCCCGATgttctgcaggcagctcccttCTCTGGCTATGAGCCACATCCCCCAGCTGATGGTGAGCCGTAG
- the LOC121097493 gene encoding interleukin-22 receptor subunit alpha-2-like isoform X5 codes for MSPALSLLLSLASCTLLWGMPLPPRDVRLEAQNFHVHLRWEPDPGSPSGATYQVEWRRRTSPWTKADTCGGNSTGSSWACELYFDKIHDIYWARVRAVAGGKLSKWASSSELQLYRDTIVGPPKLSWLLQGHILTVNITMPLTPYRIKTSSFKPVDQVLLKLWYWLSLYEGDVLIQQVPCKRSREEAPCTFRYLKPSTQYCIRTAAVGMAREQSREAEQCLVTPADPAGFPWVLLAVLSGVFLLLGVAGLCFIQLHIFPSPSEMHLPKTLGLLASLSR; via the exons ATGagccctgccctgagcctgctgctgtccctggcCAGCTGCACCCTGCTCTGGG gcatgCCGTTGCCTCCACGGGATGTGAGGCTGGAGGCACAAAACTTCCATGTCCACCTGCGGTGGGAGCCAGACCCTGGCTCACCCAGCGGTGCCACGTACCAGGTGGAGTGGAGGAGACG AACCTCTCCCTGGACCAAGGCAGACACCTGCGGGGGGAACAGCACCGGCTCCTCCTGGGCATGTGAGCTGTATTTTGACAAGATCCACGATATCTACTGGGCAAGGGTGAGAGCGGTGGCTGGAGGCAAGCTGTCCAAGTGGGCCTCTTCCAGTGAGCTGCAGCTGTACAGAGACA CAATTGTCGGCCCCCCCaagctgtcctggctgctcCAGGGTCACATCCTCACTGTAAATATCACCATGCCGCTCACTCCCTACAGAATCAAAACCAGTTCTTTCAAGCCGGTTGACCAAGTGCTGCTCAAGCTGTGGTACTGGCTGAGCCTGTATGAAGGGGATGTGCTCATTCAGCAA GTGCCCTGCAAACGGAGCAGGGAGGAAGCACCGTGCACCTTCAGGTACCTGAAGCCCAGCACACAGTACTGCATCCGGACAGCAGCCGTGGGCAtggccagggagcagagcagggaggccGAGCAGTGCCTAGTGACTCCGGCAGACCCTGCAG GCTTTCCCTGGGTCCTCCTTGCTGTGCTGAGTGGtgtcttcctgctgctgggtgtgGCCGGGCTCTGCTTCATCCAACTGCACAtcttccccagcccctcagaGATGCACCTACCAAAAACACTT GGATTGCTTGCATCTCTGAGCAGGTGA
- the CLIC2 gene encoding chloride intracellular channel protein 2 → MESRQHSTTKEPEIELFVKAGLDGENIGNCPFCQRLFMVLWLKGVKFNVTTVDMTRKPEELKDLAPGTNPPFLLFNKELKTDFIKIEEFLEQTLGPPTYPHLSPKYKESFDVGSDIFAKFSAYIKNPRKEANINFEKALLREFQRLDVYLNTPLPEEIDQDSMEDITVSKRKFLDGDHLTLADCNLLPKLHIIKIAAKKYRDFEIPADMTGVWRYLNNAYACDEFSHTCPADEEIEHTYSSVSRKMT, encoded by the exons GCTGGTCTGGATGGAGAAAACATTGGAAACTGCCCCTTCTGCCAGCGCCTCTTCATGGTGCTGTGGCTCAAAGGGGTCAAGTTCAATGTCACCACAGTGGACATGACCAG GAAACCTGAAGAATTGAAAGATTTAGCGCCGGGCACCAACCCACCCTTCTTGCTGTTCAACAAGGAACTGAAAACAGACTTCATTAAGATTGAGGAGTTCCTGGAGCAGACCCTGGGCCCACCCAC GTATCCACACCTGAGCCCCAAGTACAAGGAGTCCTTTGACGTGGGGAGTGACATCTTTGCCAAGTTCTCGGCGTACATCAAGAACCCACGCAAGGAAGCAAATATCA ACTTCGAGAAGGCCCTGCTGCGGGAGTTTCAGCGGCTGGATGTCTACTTAAACACTCCCCTCCCCGAGGAGATTGACCAGGACAGCATGGAGGACATCACTGTCTCCAAGAGGAAATTCCTGGACGGAGACCATCTGACATTGGCTGATTGCAACCTCCTGCCCAAACTGCATATCATCAAG ATTGCAGCCAAAAAGTACCGTGACTTCGAGATCCCAGCGGACATGACGGGCGTCTGGCGCTACCTCAACAATGCCTACGCCTGTGATGAGTTCAGCCACACATGTCCCGCAGATGAGGAGATAGAGCACACCTACTCCAGTGTCTCCAGGAAGATGACCTAA
- the LOC121097493 gene encoding uncharacterized protein LOC121097493 isoform X1, which produces MSPALSLLLSLASCTLLWGMPLPPRDVRLEAQNFHVHLRWEPDPGSPSGATYQVEWRRRTSPWTKADTCGGNSTGSSWACELYFDKIHDIYWARVRAVAGGKLSKWASSSELQLYRDTIVGPPKLSWLLQGHILTVNITMPLTPYRIKTSSFKPVDQVLLKLWYWLSLYEGDVLIQQVPCKRSREEAPCTFRYLKPSTQYCIRTAAVGMAREQSREAEQCLVTPADPAGFPWVLLAVLSGVFLLLGVAGLCFIQLHIFPSPSEMHLPKTLQALPNKELNVPIRVSTPELEEDSLTLLLQTLLPSHVLPAAQHAAPTVQLLVGESISQGTSGYCANGFGPDCHEGRDTSCTHSQPGHADASQVGEVSIGAELEQPMPVGLTRDSYTGDRDYGTSETWLSLQSQFSSKCRCPALEAGSCLPLPTPGRGFSQEDLRESLGIAGHWVPLSSVKLPASEEEDGGQHVCALQPLHGHGTGDSTVQPGNLEQAALDVPLPCSYQLPQLPPDVLQAAPFSGYEPHPPADGEP; this is translated from the exons ATGagccctgccctgagcctgctgctgtccctggcCAGCTGCACCCTGCTCTGGG gcatgCCGTTGCCTCCACGGGATGTGAGGCTGGAGGCACAAAACTTCCATGTCCACCTGCGGTGGGAGCCAGACCCTGGCTCACCCAGCGGTGCCACGTACCAGGTGGAGTGGAGGAGACG AACCTCTCCCTGGACCAAGGCAGACACCTGCGGGGGGAACAGCACCGGCTCCTCCTGGGCATGTGAGCTGTATTTTGACAAGATCCACGATATCTACTGGGCAAGGGTGAGAGCGGTGGCTGGAGGCAAGCTGTCCAAGTGGGCCTCTTCCAGTGAGCTGCAGCTGTACAGAGACA CAATTGTCGGCCCCCCCaagctgtcctggctgctcCAGGGTCACATCCTCACTGTAAATATCACCATGCCGCTCACTCCCTACAGAATCAAAACCAGTTCTTTCAAGCCGGTTGACCAAGTGCTGCTCAAGCTGTGGTACTGGCTGAGCCTGTATGAAGGGGATGTGCTCATTCAGCAA GTGCCCTGCAAACGGAGCAGGGAGGAAGCACCGTGCACCTTCAGGTACCTGAAGCCCAGCACACAGTACTGCATCCGGACAGCAGCCGTGGGCAtggccagggagcagagcagggaggccGAGCAGTGCCTAGTGACTCCGGCAGACCCTGCAG GCTTTCCCTGGGTCCTCCTTGCTGTGCTGAGTGGtgtcttcctgctgctgggtgtgGCCGGGCTCTGCTTCATCCAACTGCACAtcttccccagcccctcagaGATGCACCTACCAAAAACACTT CAGGCTCTCCCAAACAAAGAGCTGAATGTGCCCATCAGGGTGTCCACCCCCGAGCTTGAGGAGGACTCGctcaccctgctcctgcagaccctgctcccctcccatgtgctgcctgcagctcagcacGCAGCACCCACAGTCCAGCTGCTCGTCGGAGAAAGCATTTCCCAGGGCACAAGTGGCTACTGTGCCAACGGGTTTGGGCCAGACTGCCACGAGGGAAGGGACACGTCCTGcacccacagccagccagggcATGCTGATGCCTCCCAGGTCGGGGAGGTGAGTATTGGGGCTGAGTTGGAGCAGCCAATGCCAGTGGGACTGACCAGAGACAGCTACACAGGTGACAGGGACTATGGGACATCCGAGACGTGGCTCTCCCTGCAAAGCCAGTTTTCTTCGAAGTGCCGGTGCCCAGCCCTggaagcaggcagctgccttcctctgcccacACCAGGCAGGGGCTTCAGCCAGGAGGACCTGCGGGAGAGCCTTGGCATAGCAGGGCACTGGGTGCCGCTCAGCTCTGTGAAGCTGCCAGCCAGcgaggaggaggatggaggacAGCATGTCTGTGCTCTCCAGCCCCTGCATGGCCATGGGACTGGTGACAGCACTGTGCAGCCAGGCAACTTGGAGCAGGCAGCGCTGGACGTCCCCCTCCCTTGCTCCTACCAGCTACCCCAGTTGCCCCCCGATgttctgcaggcagctcccttCTCTGGCTATGAGCCACATCCCCCAGCTGATGGTGAGCCGTAG